Proteins from a genomic interval of Danio rerio strain Tuebingen ecotype United States chromosome 4, GRCz12tu, whole genome shotgun sequence:
- the LOC108183297 gene encoding zinc finger BED domain-containing protein 5 encodes MMLKKVIERAKNSRYFAIQLDETTDIADLANLMVYVRYEYDGGALEDFMFCQSLETRTTAEHIFQVLDAFITKNKLDWKKCVGVCTDGARAMTGRHSGAAARIREVAPEMQWTHCSIHREALAVKKMPDDLKSVLDSAVNFIKARPMNARLFHVLCEEMGSEHVQLLLHTEVRWLSRGKVLSRLFELHKEVQMFLQDTNFLLSDIFEDTVWLSQQAYLSDIFSRLNMLNLRLQRLSINVFDVQDKINALLKKLELFEIKVKTGDVSAFPALESFLSDNELTLDDGVKKNIAAHLVSLREQFSDYFPVTHIAKASSWIRNPFSIDTPQMAFANLTLGEQESLIELSCNETLKAAFRKQTLLDFWIKQHNEYPVLSDKAIRILLPFATTYLCEKGFSSLVVIKTKYRSKVDAEPNLRLKLTSIDPDITGLCLQRHAHPSH; translated from the coding sequence ATGAtgttaaaaaaagtgattgaGCGTGCTAAAAACAGTCGGTATTTTGCCATCCAGCTTGATGAGACTACAGATATTGCTGATTTGGCCAATTTAATGGTTTATGTGAGATATGAATATGATGGTGGAGCTCTGGAGGACTTTATGTTTTGCCAGTCACTTGAAACCCGAACCACAGCAGAGCACATATTTCAAGTACTGGACGCATTTATCACAAAGAACAAGTTGGACTGGAAAAAGTGTGTGGGAGTGTGTACAGACGGGGCGAGGGCTATGACAGGTCGTCATAGTGGAGCAGCAGCTCGCATCCGAGAGGTGGCACCTGAGATGCAGTGGACTCACTGCAGCATCCATCGTGAGGCGCTGGCTGTGAAGAAAATGCCTGATGACCTGAAGTCTGTGCTGGACTCCGCTGTGAACTTCATTAAGGCCAGACCAATGAATGCTCGCTTATTTCATGTGCTCTGTGAGGAGATGGGCAGTGAGCATGTCCAACTCTTGCTTCATACCGAAGTAAGATGGCTTTCAAGAGGAAAGGTGCTTTCAAGGCTTTTTGAATTGCACAAAGAGGTCCAGATGTTCTTACAGGACACAAATTTTCTCTTGTCAGACATTTTTGAGGATACTGTGTGGCTCAGTCAGCAGGCATACTTGTCTGACATTTTTTCACGTTTAAACATGCTGAATTTAAGACTACAGAGACTCTCCATCAATGTATTTGATGTGCAGGACAAAATCAATGCACTACTGAAAAAGTTGGAGTTATTTGAAATCAAAGTCAAGACAGGTGATGTTTCAGCTTTCCCTGCTTTGGAGAGTTTTCTGTCTGACAATGAATTGACACTTGATGATGGAGTGAAGAAGAACATCGCTGCACACCTTGTGTCGCTAAGAGAACAGTTCAGTGATTATTTCCCAGTGACGCATATAGCTAAAGCGAGCAGCTGGATAAGAAACCCTTTCAGCATTGACACCCCTCAAATGGCTTTTGCAAACTTAactcttggtgagcaggagagtTTGATAGAGTTGTCCTGTAATGAAACATTGAAGGCAGCTTTTCGAAAGCAGACATTGTTAGACTTCTGGATAAAGCAGCACAATGAATACCCTGTGCTTTCGGATAAAGCCATACGCATTCTCCTTCCTTTTGCGAccacatatttgtgtgagaaaGGCTTCTCTTCACTTGTTGTCATAAAGACAAAGTACAGAAGCAAGGTGGATGCTGAGCCAAACCTGAGACTGAAGCTGACCTCCATTGACCCAGATATTACCGGACTGTGCTTACAGAGGCATGCACACCCCTcacattaa
- the LOC137490932 gene encoding uncharacterized protein isoform X2 has translation MRIHTGENTFTCTQCVKSFRRKWDLKIHMRIHTGEKPFTCTQCGKSFSRSSHLNEHMKIHTRERPFTCTQCGKGFTRSSHLNRHKKIHTREKPFTCTQCGKTFNCSSCLNTHMRIHTGEKPFTCTQCGKSFSRSSHLNEHMMIHTGEKPFTCTLCGKSFGRNFDLKTHITIHTGENTFTCTQCGKSFGRKWDLKIHMRIHTGEKPFTCTLCGKSFSRSSHLNEHMKMHTGERPFTCTQCGKSFSRSSHHNRHMMIHTGEKPFTCT, from the coding sequence atgaggatccacactggagagaacacattcacatgcactcagtgtgtgaagagttttCGAAGAAAATgggatcttaagattcacatgaggatccacactggagagaaaccattcacatgcactcaatgtgggaagagtttcagccgatcatcacaccttaatgaacacatgaagatccacactagagagagacctttcacatgcactcaatgtgggaaggGTTTCACccgatcatcacaccttaatcgacacaagaagatccacactagagagaaaccctTTACTTGCACCCAGTGTGGAAAGacttttaactgctcatcatgccttaatacacacatgaggatccacactggagagaaaccattcacatgcactcagtgtgggaagagtttcagccgatcatcacaccttaatgaacacatgatgattcataccggagagaaaccattcacatgcactctatgtgggaagagttttggaagaaatttCGATCTTAAGACTCACATAacaatccacactggagagaacacattcacatgcactcagtgtgggaagagttttggaagaaaatgggatcttaagattcacatgaggatccacactggagagaaaccattcacatgcactctgtgtgggaagagtttcagccgatcatcacaccttaatgaacacatgaagatgcacactggagagagaccattcacatgcactcaatgtgggaagagtttcagccgatcaTCACACCATAAtcgacacatgatgatccacactggagagaaaccattcacttgcacttaa
- the LOC137490932 gene encoding uncharacterized protein isoform X1, with amino-acid sequence MVFIKEESEDLKIEETFTVKQEDLQEQTDLIEENEGSKEEEHHVKIEEKTHLQTDGILKRRDQNRFTCIQCGKSFGRKGDFKIHMRIHTGEKPFTCTQCGKSFNQLSALNLHMRIHTGENTFTCTQCVKSFRRKWDLKIHMRIHTGEKPFTCTQCGKSFSRSSHLNEHMKIHTRERPFTCTQCGKGFTRSSHLNRHKKIHTREKPFTCTQCGKTFNCSSCLNTHMRIHTGEKPFTCTQCGKSFSRSSHLNEHMMIHTGEKPFTCTLCGKSFGRNFDLKTHITIHTGENTFTCTQCGKSFGRKWDLKIHMRIHTGEKPFTCTLCGKSFSRSSHLNEHMKMHTGERPFTCTQCGKSFSRSSHHNRHMMIHTGEKPFTCT; translated from the exons atggtgtttattaaagaggagagtgaagatctgaagattgaagaaacattcacagtcaaacaggaagatctgcaggaacaaacag acctaattgaagagaatgaggggagtaaagaggaggaacatcatgtcaaaattgaggaaaaaactcatttacagactgatggcattttgaaaaggagagaccagaatcgtttcacctgtattcagtgtgggaagagttttggaagaaaaggggattttaagattcacatgaggatccacactggagagaaaccattcacatgcactcagtgtgggaagagtttcaaccaattatcagcccttaatctacacatgaggatccacactggagagaacacattcacatgcactcagtgtgtgaagagttttCGAAGAAAATgggatcttaagattcacatgaggatccacactggagagaaaccattcacatgcactcaatgtgggaagagtttcagccgatcatcacaccttaatgaacacatgaagatccacactagagagagacctttcacatgcactcaatgtgggaaggGTTTCACccgatcatcacaccttaatcgacacaagaagatccacactagagagaaaccctTTACTTGCACCCAGTGTGGAAAGacttttaactgctcatcatgccttaatacacacatgaggatccacactggagagaaaccattcacatgcactcagtgtgggaagagtttcagccgatcatcacaccttaatgaacacatgatgattcataccggagagaaaccattcacatgcactctatgtgggaagagttttggaagaaatttCGATCTTAAGACTCACATAacaatccacactggagagaacacattcacatgcactcagtgtgggaagagttttggaagaaaatgggatcttaagattcacatgaggatccacactggagagaaaccattcacatgcactctgtgtgggaagagtttcagccgatcatcacaccttaatgaacacatgaagatgcacactggagagagaccattcacatgcactcaatgtgggaagagtttcagccgatcaTCACACCATAAtcgacacatgatgatccacactggagagaaaccattcacttgcacttaa